One Scomber japonicus isolate fScoJap1 chromosome 1, fScoJap1.pri, whole genome shotgun sequence DNA window includes the following coding sequences:
- the irf8 gene encoding interferon regulatory factor 8, which translates to MSNSGGRRLKQWLMEQIHSGQYPGLLWEDDSHSMFRIPWKHAGKQDYNQEVDASIFKAWAVFKGKFKEGDKAEPATWKTRLRCALNKSPDFEEVTERSQLDISEPYKVYRIVPEEEQKHGKSSGMAMTATTSSGDTADMDCSPAEIEEFIKEEEGCSIQASPEYWSQGSVNAFPLHQEPLPSGNLSSALSQMMISFYYGGKLMHNTLVTHPEGCRISPGQQHLGRGALYSSDSMQSVHFPPAELIEYERQRHVTHKLLGHLERGVLVRANQEGVFIKRLCQSRVFWSGLGEVASQYGPMPGKLERDAVVKIFDTGRFLQALQLYQEGQFPAPDPTVILCFGEELHDLSNAKSKLIIVQITVVNCQHLLEAVNMRRTQPFCNNSNLEMSDEVASDQMAHIYQDLCSYSGPQRPACYRDNMPITA; encoded by the exons ATGTCCAACTCGGGAGGTCGGAGACTGAAGCAGTGGCTGATGGAGCAGATCCATAGCGGACAGTACCCCGGACTCTTGTGGGAAGATGACAGCCACTCAATGTTCCGAATTCCGTGGAAACACGCAGGGAAACAGGATTATAACCAAGAAGTTGACGCGTCCATTTTTAAG GCTTGGGCTGTGTTTAAAGGCAAGTTTAAGGAAGGAGATAAAGCTGAGCCCGCAACATGGAAGACCAGGCTGCGCTGTGCCTTGAATAAAAGCCCTGACTTTGAGGAGGTGACAGAAAGGTCGCAGCTTGACATCTCTGAGCCCTATAAAGTCTACCGAATTGTACCTGAGGAAGAGCAAAAAC ATGGTAAAAGCTCAGGGATGGCCATGACAGCTACCACAAGCTCTGGTGATACTGCTGACATGGACTGTAGCCCTGCAGAAATAGAAGAGTTCATTAAAGAG GAGGAAGGCTGTAGCATTCAGGCCAGTCCAGAGTATTGGTCTCAGGGCAGCGTCAATG CTTTCCCACTGCATCAGGAACCCTTACCATCAGGCAATCTCAGCTCAG CTCTCTCCCAGATGATGATCAGTTTCTACTACGGAGGAAAGCTGATGCACAACACACTGGTTACTCATCCTGAAGGCTGCCGGATCTCCCCTGGCCAACAGCACCTGGGCCGGGGCGCCCTCTACAGTTCAGACAGCATGCAGAGTGTTCATTTCCCCCCTGCTGAGCTCATCGAGTATGAGCGCCAGCGCCATGTCACGCACAAGCTTCTGGGCCACCTGGAAAGAGGTGTTTTGGTCCGTGCCAATCAAGAAGGTGTCTTCATCAAGAGGCTGTGCCAGAGCCGTGTCTTCTGGAGTGGGCTGGGTGAAGTGGCTTCTCAATATGGCCCCATGCCTGGTAAACTTGAGAGGGATGCTGTGGTCAAGATTTTTGATACAGGAAGGTTTCTTCAAG CTCTGCAGCTATACCAGGAGGGTCAGTTTCCAGCTCCTGACCCAACAGTGATTTTGTGTTTTGGAGAAGAGCTCCATGATCTCAGCAATGCCAAGAGCAAACTGATAATTGTGCAG ATTACTGTAGTAAATTGTCAGCACCTGCTGGAAGCAGTGAACATGCGCCGCACCCAGCCCTTCTGTAACAACTCCAACCTAGAGATGTCTGATGAGGTGGCCTCAGACCAGATGGCCCACATCTACCAGGACTTGTGCAGCTACAGCGGCCCCCAGAGGCCAGCCTGCTACAGGGACAACATGCCCATCACTGCCTGA